The following coding sequences are from one Roseofilum capinflatum BLCC-M114 window:
- a CDS encoding sensor histidine kinase produces MDTKTLIQGYPISRYTLSIGAIALLYLTVAYLTTVIIDFHTIPPICPVVGIALGLLSAYGIRFWPGVALGSWACALVLGASSAGAIAAAVSHTTGAAIGVYVLRLWGWQPKLMKLKQVLEPIFWGAILSTGIAAFLDTVLGLWLHTIHSQRGFEHLWRMWLGEGMGVLLITPILVYGITRWSVGKGVALEAPKFFSHKMETAIVVVFGLALSYLVFGLPHLEWIDDRWTQTLMNLPLEYLCFPLVVWAACRYGAMGVFLTSLSIAILALMGLSHGEGLFMAKSQTQDGAIFGLEVFMVSIEIAALILVGSLTELQLTNQVLHHHEDRISEEMTRKETAIAQLEATVEQQKQQLQDYQDALERSNQLKNCLFQAIAHDLRTTLMGMVMFHQNLLKKPGETLSVRRSLLEKLTEGGDRQLQKLNTLLEVATLDGNRMAIASQPVNLALVLEGVLEDFQAYFAANQVRLNYHREPLPPVDADPQSIKRVFEHLLSNAVKHNPPGVEIQIQFHIDLSQGVSCWVIDNGVGIAPDQLPSLFSLDPQASKGQNRSALTGISLGLYQCDRILAAHGGKLTVESCPTQGSRFGFNLPRLRLNSVNLS; encoded by the coding sequence ATGGATACCAAAACCCTGATTCAGGGATACCCAATCAGCCGATATACTTTGTCTATTGGGGCGATCGCCTTACTGTATCTAACCGTAGCCTATCTAACAACAGTCATCATTGACTTCCATACCATTCCTCCGATTTGTCCAGTGGTCGGCATCGCCCTGGGCCTCTTATCGGCTTATGGCATCCGGTTTTGGCCCGGAGTTGCCCTAGGGAGTTGGGCTTGTGCCCTGGTTTTAGGCGCGTCCTCCGCAGGAGCGATCGCCGCAGCAGTTAGCCATACCACGGGGGCGGCGATCGGTGTTTATGTATTGCGCTTGTGGGGATGGCAACCCAAACTGATGAAACTTAAGCAAGTTTTGGAGCCGATCTTTTGGGGTGCGATCCTCAGTACAGGGATCGCCGCCTTCCTGGATACGGTTTTGGGTCTATGGCTACATACTATCCATTCTCAAAGGGGATTCGAGCATCTGTGGAGAATGTGGTTGGGTGAGGGTATGGGGGTTCTGCTGATTACCCCGATTCTGGTCTATGGAATTACCCGTTGGTCTGTGGGGAAAGGGGTTGCACTTGAGGCTCCTAAGTTCTTTAGCCATAAGATGGAAACCGCGATCGTTGTGGTCTTTGGGTTAGCCCTCAGTTACCTGGTTTTTGGCTTACCCCATCTGGAATGGATAGACGATCGCTGGACGCAAACTCTGATGAATTTGCCTTTAGAATATCTTTGTTTTCCCTTAGTGGTGTGGGCAGCCTGTCGCTATGGGGCAATGGGGGTGTTTTTGACCAGTTTATCGATCGCGATCTTAGCTTTGATGGGTTTGAGTCACGGGGAGGGGCTATTCATGGCAAAGTCCCAGACCCAAGACGGCGCTATTTTTGGGCTTGAGGTCTTCATGGTCTCCATTGAGATCGCGGCCCTGATCTTAGTTGGGAGTTTAACGGAACTGCAATTAACGAACCAGGTGTTGCACCACCATGAAGATCGGATATCTGAAGAGATGACCCGCAAAGAAACGGCGATCGCCCAATTAGAAGCTACAGTCGAGCAACAGAAACAGCAATTACAAGATTATCAGGACGCTTTAGAGCGCTCCAATCAACTGAAAAATTGTTTGTTCCAAGCCATTGCCCATGATTTACGCACCACCCTGATGGGGATGGTGATGTTCCATCAGAATTTACTCAAAAAACCGGGAGAAACCCTATCGGTGAGGCGATCGCTATTGGAAAAACTGACGGAGGGCGGCGATCGCCAACTGCAAAAACTCAATACTCTACTCGAAGTGGCAACCCTCGACGGTAACCGGATGGCGATCGCATCCCAACCCGTTAATCTCGCCCTGGTCTTAGAAGGGGTACTAGAGGACTTCCAAGCCTATTTTGCAGCCAATCAGGTTCGCCTCAACTATCATCGAGAACCCTTACCCCCCGTTGATGCCGATCCCCAATCTATCAAGCGTGTATTTGAGCATCTGCTCTCCAATGCAGTCAAACATAACCCCCCTGGAGTCGAGATCCAGATTCAGTTCCACATTGACCTGAGTCAGGGTGTTTCCTGTTGGGTGATCGATAATGGGGTCGGTATTGCCCCAGACCAGCTTCCTTCTCTCTTTTCCTTAGATCCCCAAGCCTCTAAGGGGCAAAACCGTAGTGCGTTAACCGGAATTTCCCTCGGTCTGTATCAATGCGATCGGATTTTAGCGGCCCATGGTGGTAAATTGACCGTTGAGAGTTGTCCGACTCAGGGATCGCGGTTTGGGTTTAACCTTCCAAGGCTGCGATTAAATTCTGTAAATTTAAGCTAA
- a CDS encoding CRR6 family NdhI maturation factor translates to MSIEIQLGAKAIQTLDLSPAQEAIAPLLTEGSLSSYEQHLKFTIDYPREDTDPRELSEIPEIRLWFIRLDTVYPWLPFLLDWKAGELARYTAMLIPHQFHRTDGIQFNPEALEIYVMNKTFVLMNWMQEQGIESRSRLKAMTQMLGYELDDGFFDLIMNR, encoded by the coding sequence ATGTCTATTGAGATTCAATTGGGTGCGAAAGCCATTCAAACCTTAGATCTGTCCCCTGCTCAGGAAGCGATCGCCCCCCTATTGACTGAAGGAAGCCTATCTTCTTATGAGCAGCACTTGAAATTTACCATTGACTATCCCCGCGAAGATACCGATCCCAGGGAACTCTCGGAAATTCCTGAAATTCGCCTATGGTTTATCCGTTTAGATACGGTTTATCCTTGGTTACCCTTCCTATTGGACTGGAAAGCAGGAGAACTCGCTCGTTATACTGCCATGCTCATTCCCCATCAATTCCATCGCACCGATGGCATTCAATTTAATCCTGAAGCCTTAGAAATTTATGTGATGAATAAAACCTTTGTTCTCATGAATTGGATGCAAGAGCAAGGAATAGAGTCGCGATCGCGGCTCAAAGCCATGACCCAAATGTTAGGTTACGAGTTAGATGACGGGTTCTTCGATCTGATTATGAACCGTTAA
- a CDS encoding PP2C family protein-serine/threonine phosphatase has protein sequence MSAVPIPQPSPQPPGNSTPQLPSNSPQAVSEDQSPVHALKELVARLRREQHKIQDLLMSLGFALRSFNNLNQFLELIPLMAGRVTDADGGALVLFQANGKLKLEQMHCHDSHQCQDIRQALETVNRQLNLTNAGTPSLEEMTVLLDREVNHYLGCHTQLFGTAVIVRKTERARLYVFSRNPEYTWTETREKLLRLIADQTAVAIENDELSVELRKKERLDRELEIGAEIQNQLLPNTYPQIEGLKLAARCQTANRVGGDYYDFISIHPPEWLKHSGVEAQGQASSGRWCITVGDVMGKGVPAGLIMTMLRGMLRAEVLNGHSPSRILKHLNHAMYQDLEQANRFVTLFYSEYDPSTQRLSYSNAAHNPPFLWQASNQSIQRLDTMGMLIGLDLDSEYEDGHSQLYPGDIIIYYTDGFTDASNRQGDRFDEDNLIEAFQFACQHYPNPQRILDYLFDRVNDFMGPGNDHRDDMTLVVMQVDPNVN, from the coding sequence ATGAGCGCTGTGCCAATTCCCCAACCCTCCCCCCAACCCCCCGGTAATTCAACTCCCCAATTGCCCAGCAACAGCCCACAAGCTGTGAGCGAGGATCAAAGTCCAGTCCACGCCCTCAAGGAATTAGTGGCCCGCCTGCGGCGAGAGCAACATAAAATTCAAGATCTCTTAATGTCCTTGGGGTTTGCCCTGCGGAGTTTTAACAACCTCAATCAATTTCTAGAATTAATTCCCTTAATGGCAGGACGGGTTACGGATGCAGATGGGGGGGCTTTGGTTTTATTTCAAGCCAATGGCAAACTGAAACTCGAACAAATGCACTGCCATGACTCCCATCAATGTCAAGATATTCGCCAAGCCTTAGAAACGGTTAACCGTCAACTGAATCTTACCAATGCTGGAACTCCGAGTCTAGAAGAGATGACGGTGTTACTCGATCGCGAAGTGAACCATTATCTTGGTTGCCATACCCAATTATTTGGTACAGCCGTGATTGTGCGGAAAACAGAACGGGCAAGATTGTATGTATTCAGCCGCAACCCAGAGTATACCTGGACGGAAACCCGCGAGAAACTCCTACGGTTAATTGCCGATCAAACGGCGGTGGCGATTGAAAATGATGAACTCTCCGTTGAGCTACGCAAAAAGGAACGGTTGGATCGGGAGTTAGAAATTGGGGCGGAAATTCAAAATCAACTGTTACCCAATACTTATCCCCAAATTGAAGGGCTGAAACTGGCAGCTCGCTGTCAAACGGCTAACCGAGTGGGAGGGGATTACTATGATTTTATTTCGATTCATCCTCCAGAATGGTTAAAACATTCGGGTGTTGAGGCTCAGGGGCAAGCGTCTTCTGGGCGTTGGTGTATTACCGTGGGGGATGTGATGGGAAAAGGGGTTCCGGCTGGTTTGATTATGACGATGTTACGGGGAATGCTGCGGGCGGAAGTGCTGAATGGCCATTCTCCCTCGCGCATCCTGAAACATCTCAATCATGCTATGTACCAGGATTTAGAACAGGCGAACCGCTTTGTGACGCTTTTTTATTCGGAGTATGACCCCTCCACCCAGAGGTTATCCTATAGCAATGCGGCCCATAATCCGCCTTTCCTTTGGCAAGCCTCGAATCAATCGATCCAACGGTTGGATACGATGGGAATGCTGATTGGTTTGGATCTCGATTCAGAATATGAAGATGGACACTCTCAACTGTATCCAGGGGACATTATTATTTACTATACAGATGGGTTTACAGATGCATCCAATCGCCAGGGCGATCGCTTTGATGAAGATAACTTGATTGAAGCCTTTCAATTCGCGTGCCAACATTACCCAAACCCCCAAAGGATTTTAGATTACCTGTTCGATCGGGTGAATGATTTTATGGGGCCGGGGAACGATCATCGAGATGATATGACCCTGGTGGTGATGCAAGTTGACCCTAATGTAAATTAA
- a CDS encoding sensor histidine kinase, with translation MTGIVSGLSIGNYFQSKAFYQHQAIAETQKLINQLQINILYNRPTQQLAPYLNSPEEFQVAIDQFRERVQKVKEILVNYRQADSASYWVKPEISDLLLIYEQDVEKFEEEINQFSQQVIPLLPSVRSTDLQAQDLVVNLAKSPEFAKFIEFPNALQNFDRELELKERELELKLLEARDLRNQIIFVSLILSVSLGSFFAFYTSKVISRPVQKVTEFSEKIIEDSNFDLQCSVTSDDEIEILANSLNQLILKVNELLKALHDKNTDLEQALSTVQKQQFRLIQAEKMSSLGQLVAGVAHEINNPVSFIYGNLQHLEEYSATLVKFVELYHQHYPHPVTEIQDYVETHEVDFLQEDLPKIIESMKLGSQRIREIVLSLRNFSRMDEAEYKEVNIHQGLDSTLMILQHRLREQPNRPEIQVSKNYADLPLVECYPGRLNQVFMNILVNAIDALEARPDRDRPLQIEMTTSYSEEAQEVQVSIADNGEGIPESIQPQIFNPFFTTKTVGGGTGMGLAISHQIMTETHQGDLICNSTPGIGTELVLKIPIHLSRQEGGK, from the coding sequence ATGACAGGAATCGTTAGTGGACTGAGTATAGGAAACTACTTTCAAAGTAAGGCTTTTTACCAACATCAAGCCATAGCTGAGACCCAAAAATTAATTAATCAGCTACAAATTAATATTTTATATAATCGACCCACCCAACAGTTAGCTCCTTATCTGAATTCTCCAGAAGAATTTCAAGTTGCCATCGATCAATTCAGGGAACGAGTCCAAAAAGTCAAGGAGATTTTGGTTAATTATCGTCAAGCAGACTCGGCGAGTTATTGGGTGAAACCAGAAATTAGTGACTTACTCTTAATCTATGAACAAGACGTAGAAAAATTTGAAGAAGAAATTAATCAGTTTTCTCAACAAGTAATTCCTTTACTCCCTTCTGTTCGCTCAACCGATCTACAAGCTCAAGATTTAGTAGTTAACTTAGCAAAAAGTCCAGAATTTGCCAAATTTATTGAATTCCCCAATGCTCTTCAAAACTTCGATCGAGAACTGGAATTAAAAGAAAGAGAACTTGAACTTAAGCTACTTGAAGCAAGGGATTTAAGAAATCAAATTATTTTCGTTAGTTTGATTTTATCGGTCTCCCTAGGATCGTTTTTTGCCTTTTACACCAGTAAAGTTATTTCGCGTCCCGTACAAAAAGTCACAGAATTTTCCGAGAAAATCATTGAAGACTCTAATTTCGATCTCCAGTGTTCTGTGACCAGTGATGATGAAATTGAAATCTTGGCCAATTCCCTCAATCAGTTGATTTTAAAAGTCAATGAACTCCTGAAAGCGTTACATGACAAAAATACAGACCTTGAGCAAGCTTTATCTACGGTACAAAAACAACAATTTCGCTTGATCCAAGCTGAAAAAATGTCAAGCTTAGGACAACTGGTGGCTGGAGTGGCTCATGAAATCAACAATCCAGTCAGTTTTATTTATGGTAACCTGCAACATCTGGAAGAGTATAGCGCTACTTTAGTTAAATTTGTTGAACTTTATCATCAACATTATCCCCATCCTGTAACTGAAATTCAAGACTATGTGGAAACTCATGAGGTCGATTTTTTGCAAGAAGATTTACCGAAGATTATTGAGTCGATGAAACTGGGATCGCAGCGAATTCGTGAAATTGTTTTATCCCTGAGAAATTTTTCTCGTATGGATGAAGCTGAGTATAAAGAAGTCAATATTCATCAAGGACTTGATAGTACCTTGATGATTTTACAGCATCGGCTCAGAGAGCAACCGAATCGTCCAGAAATTCAAGTGAGCAAAAATTATGCCGACTTGCCTCTGGTCGAGTGCTATCCTGGAAGGCTTAATCAAGTGTTTATGAATATTCTCGTTAATGCTATTGATGCTCTGGAAGCGAGACCGGATCGAGATCGGCCCTTACAGATTGAAATGACCACCTCTTACTCTGAGGAAGCACAGGAAGTACAAGTGAGTATTGCTGACAATGGGGAAGGAATTCCTGAATCGATTCAACCCCAAATTTTCAATCCTTTTTTTACAACTAAAACGGTTGGAGGAGGGACAGGAATGGGGCTGGCAATCAGTCATCAAATTATGACTGAAACCCATCAAGGGGATCTGATTTGTAATTCAACACCAGGGATAGGGACTGAATTGGTGCTTAAAATTCCTATCCACCTTTCACGGCAGGAAGGTGGAAAATAA
- the argH gene encoding argininosuccinate lyase produces the protein MTEKKTWSDRFESALHPAIARFNASIGFDIELIEYDIAGSIAHAQMLAHTGIISASEGEQLVQGLQQILQEYQRGEFQPTVDAEDVHFAVERRLTEITGNVGKKLHTARSRNDQVGTDTRLYLRDQIGKIQTQLREFQQVLIELAEQNIETLIPGYTHLQRAQPLSLAHHLLAYVEMAQRDWERLGDVAKRVNISPLGSGALAGTTFAIDRHYSAKLLGFDRVYNNSLDGVSDRDFAIEFACSASLIMVHLSRLAEEVILWSSEEFRFVTLKDSCATGSSIMPQKKNPDVPELVRGKTGRVFGHLQGLLVLMKGLPLAYNKDLQDDKEALFDTVKTVQACLEAMTVLMAEGLEFRPSRLQEAVESDFSNATDVADYLAAKGVPFREAYNLVGKVVKTSLAAGKLLKDLSLEEWKALHEAFEEDIYEAIAPRQVVAARNSYGGTGFDQVKQALDMARSRLSTDT, from the coding sequence ATGACTGAGAAGAAAACTTGGAGCGATCGCTTTGAGAGTGCTTTACATCCGGCGATCGCCCGTTTTAATGCCAGTATCGGATTTGATATTGAGCTGATTGAGTATGATATCGCTGGTTCCATCGCCCACGCCCAAATGTTGGCCCACACGGGGATTATTTCTGCTTCGGAGGGTGAACAACTGGTGCAAGGATTGCAACAGATTTTACAGGAGTATCAACGGGGAGAGTTTCAACCCACGGTTGATGCGGAAGATGTCCATTTTGCGGTAGAACGGCGACTCACGGAAATAACTGGAAATGTAGGTAAAAAACTACATACAGCTCGCAGCCGCAATGACCAAGTGGGGACGGATACCCGGCTCTATTTACGGGATCAGATAGGTAAAATTCAAACCCAATTGCGGGAATTTCAGCAGGTTTTAATTGAGTTGGCCGAGCAGAATATTGAAACCCTGATCCCCGGTTATACCCATCTGCAACGGGCCCAACCCCTGAGTTTAGCTCACCATTTGTTAGCTTATGTGGAAATGGCTCAACGGGACTGGGAGCGGTTAGGGGATGTGGCGAAACGGGTGAATATTTCTCCCCTGGGTTCGGGAGCCTTGGCAGGAACCACGTTTGCGATCGATCGCCACTATAGCGCCAAATTATTGGGATTCGATCGCGTCTACAACAATAGTTTAGATGGAGTGAGCGATCGCGATTTTGCCATCGAATTTGCCTGTAGCGCCAGTCTGATTATGGTGCATCTATCCCGGTTAGCCGAAGAAGTGATCCTGTGGTCTTCCGAAGAATTCCGCTTTGTCACCCTCAAAGATAGCTGTGCCACCGGTTCGAGCATTATGCCGCAAAAGAAAAACCCCGATGTTCCCGAACTGGTGCGGGGTAAAACTGGGCGCGTTTTTGGCCATTTGCAAGGCTTGCTGGTACTCATGAAAGGGTTGCCCCTCGCCTACAACAAGGACTTGCAGGACGACAAAGAAGCCCTCTTTGATACCGTCAAAACCGTGCAAGCGTGCCTCGAAGCGATGACGGTTTTAATGGCAGAAGGCTTAGAATTCCGTCCTTCCCGTCTGCAAGAAGCAGTCGAGTCTGACTTCTCTAATGCCACTGATGTGGCGGATTATCTGGCGGCCAAGGGAGTTCCCTTCCGAGAAGCCTATAATCTAGTGGGGAAAGTGGTGAAAACCAGTTTAGCGGCGGGAAAACTGCTCAAAGATCTGAGCTTAGAAGAGTGGAAAGCCTTGCACGAAGCCTTTGAAGAGGATATTTATGAGGCGATCGCCCCCCGTCAAGTCGTCGCTGCCCGCAATAGCTATGGAGGTACAGGATTTGACCAGGTTAAACAAGCCCTAGATATGGCTCGGTCTCGTTTAAGCACTGATACATAA
- a CDS encoding DUF4334 domain-containing protein produces MTVNQNRDILKRSPSILQNGQTTLETALDLFDALEPVTLEFMLGRWRGSGLHTDHPMDGLLEASNWYGKEFINAETVHPLLFLDGQGQLIKVAPYARAMEWVGKIPKTNLGMIRPLFNLTSALLKTEKSQARLRMMEYRNKVSATMIYDYLPINDSFRKIDDRTVLGVMDFKSLPQPFFFVLQRSMLK; encoded by the coding sequence GTGACGGTGAATCAGAACCGAGACATCTTAAAACGCAGCCCATCTATCCTGCAAAACGGGCAAACCACTCTAGAGACGGCCCTAGATTTATTTGATGCTTTAGAACCGGTAACCTTAGAGTTTATGTTGGGTCGTTGGCGAGGTTCGGGATTGCACACCGATCACCCCATGGATGGCTTATTAGAAGCCTCTAATTGGTACGGAAAAGAATTTATTAATGCCGAAACAGTACATCCTTTGCTGTTTTTAGATGGTCAGGGACAACTGATTAAAGTGGCTCCCTATGCTAGGGCAATGGAGTGGGTGGGCAAAATTCCCAAGACCAATCTGGGGATGATCCGGCCTTTATTTAACTTGACGAGTGCTTTGCTAAAAACGGAAAAAAGTCAGGCACGATTACGGATGATGGAATACCGCAATAAGGTGAGCGCTACCATGATCTATGATTATTTGCCGATTAATGATTCGTTTAGAAAAATTGACGATCGCACAGTTTTAGGGGTGATGGATTTTAAGAGTTTGCCCCAACCCTTCTTTTTTGTTCTCCAGCGATCGATGCTGAAGTAA
- a CDS encoding NUDIX hydrolase, with the protein MGRLWQIFQTVLGLIFRHPLVGTSIIPILADGRVVLVQRKDDGSWGLPGGLVDWGETINQTVVREVAEETGLTVVKIGRLVGVYSAPDRDPRVHSVCIVVEAQVEGAIAIQDTLEIQAAQPYEWADLPHGNLSHDHRQQIEDYLQGKTTLA; encoded by the coding sequence ATGGGCCGTCTGTGGCAAATTTTTCAAACTGTTCTTGGACTCATTTTCCGCCATCCGTTGGTGGGAACGAGCATTATCCCCATTCTTGCCGATGGGCGTGTGGTTTTAGTTCAGCGTAAGGATGATGGCTCCTGGGGATTACCGGGAGGATTGGTGGATTGGGGAGAAACGATTAACCAAACGGTGGTGCGGGAAGTGGCGGAAGAAACGGGGTTAACGGTGGTGAAGATTGGGCGGTTAGTGGGGGTGTATTCTGCGCCCGATCGCGATCCGAGGGTGCATTCGGTTTGTATTGTGGTGGAAGCTCAAGTGGAAGGAGCGATCGCTATCCAAGATACCCTGGAAATTCAAGCGGCTCAACCTTACGAGTGGGCGGATTTACCCCACGGTAACCTGTCCCACGATCATCGCCAGCAAATTGAGGATTATCTCCAGGGAAAAACGACTCTTGCTTAA
- a CDS encoding ATP-binding protein, giving the protein MEHLIASGKLDSLSAIAQYILAVAQEAGLDRKSSYKLRLAVDEIATNIIIHGYTEAGIKGDLDIRADITDQELTVSMEDTGAVYDPTEEEKPPHLSVSIEQRPCGGLGVYLALQSVDRFIHERIGSINRNVFIVKRQENSLNLL; this is encoded by the coding sequence ATGGAGCATTTAATCGCGTCAGGAAAACTAGATTCTTTGTCTGCGATCGCGCAGTATATTTTGGCTGTAGCTCAAGAAGCTGGGTTAGATCGTAAATCTTCTTATAAATTAAGATTAGCCGTGGATGAAATTGCCACCAATATTATTATTCATGGCTATACAGAAGCGGGGATTAAGGGAGATTTAGATATTCGAGCAGATATCACCGATCAAGAGCTAACGGTTTCTATGGAAGATACAGGAGCCGTTTACGATCCCACAGAAGAAGAAAAACCGCCCCATTTAAGCGTGTCAATCGAACAACGGCCCTGTGGTGGATTAGGGGTTTACTTAGCTCTTCAAAGCGTGGATCGCTTTATTCATGAGCGCATTGGCTCGATTAATCGTAATGTGTTTATTGTCAAACGGCAAGAAAATTCTCTCAATTTGCTTTAG
- a CDS encoding L-lactate MFS transporter, which yields MSITTDYEPTIDILGMPANRGRWVFIPLGMTILLCLGSVYSWSIFRTPLENELGISATQSLLPYTFVLVSYSVFMPITGFYITRIGVRVTTAIGGIIVGLGYILSSFATHIGMLIFTYGVIAGTGVGIVYGVPMVVVSRWFPDKKGLALGLTIVGFGLSPLITAPLANQFIDAYGVRPTLRILGIAFIAIILAIALTLKLPPRDWHPHQNVVTSTSSSVSTYSGNLLKSRSFYGLWICYAIGTVVGLSAIGISSPVGQEIIDINPTVAARSVALFALFNGVSRPLFGWLSDRFKPHYIAMLSYVLILIACLLMANAQTGQVTTYLIAFCLFWFCLGGWLAMAPTITLCFFNPDKYAQNYGIVFTAYGVGALIGTLVTGRIRDLFGTYNYVFYFMAFLAIMGIVIAQVLLKPERDIDSV from the coding sequence ATGAGTATCACCACTGATTATGAGCCAACAATCGACATTTTGGGAATGCCTGCGAATCGAGGCAGATGGGTGTTCATTCCTTTGGGGATGACGATCTTACTCTGCTTGGGAAGTGTCTATTCCTGGAGTATTTTTAGAACGCCTTTAGAAAATGAGCTGGGGATTAGTGCCACCCAAAGCCTATTGCCCTATACTTTCGTTTTGGTCTCCTATTCTGTATTTATGCCAATTACGGGGTTTTATATTACTCGTATTGGTGTCCGTGTGACAACGGCGATCGGGGGGATTATTGTCGGCTTAGGCTATATTCTTTCCAGCTTTGCGACCCATATTGGAATGCTGATCTTCACCTATGGGGTGATTGCTGGAACTGGGGTTGGCATTGTCTATGGTGTGCCGATGGTGGTCGTCTCTCGCTGGTTTCCAGATAAGAAAGGCTTGGCTTTGGGGTTAACCATCGTTGGGTTTGGACTCTCTCCCCTGATTACCGCTCCCTTAGCCAACCAATTCATTGATGCCTATGGGGTTCGCCCCACCTTACGCATTCTCGGTATTGCCTTTATCGCCATTATTCTCGCCATTGCCCTAACTTTGAAGTTGCCGCCTAGGGACTGGCATCCCCACCAGAATGTAGTAACGTCTACATCCAGCTCAGTCTCAACCTATTCGGGTAACTTGTTGAAGAGTCGCTCATTTTATGGACTGTGGATTTGCTACGCCATTGGAACCGTAGTGGGTTTAAGTGCGATCGGTATTTCTAGCCCCGTGGGGCAGGAAATTATTGATATTAATCCAACCGTAGCGGCTAGAAGTGTGGCCTTATTTGCTCTGTTTAATGGGGTGAGTCGTCCCTTGTTTGGTTGGTTGAGCGATCGCTTTAAGCCTCACTACATTGCCATGTTGTCCTATGTGCTGATCTTAATCGCCTGTCTGTTAATGGCCAATGCTCAAACTGGACAAGTCACCACCTATCTGATTGCTTTCTGCCTATTTTGGTTCTGTCTGGGGGGCTGGCTGGCTATGGCTCCAACGATCACATTGTGCTTTTTTAATCCTGACAAATACGCACAAAACTACGGTATTGTGTTCACTGCCTATGGGGTGGGGGCTTTGATTGGAACCTTGGTGACGGGGCGCATTCGCGATTTATTCGGAACCTATAATTATGTGTTTTACTTTATGGCGTTTTTAGCGATTATGGGGATCGTTATCGCTCAGGTACTGCTCAAACCGGAAAGGGACATAGATTCAGTGTGA
- a CDS encoding peptidoglycan-binding domain-containing protein: protein MDGLAYLHYALVWDDFNGEQIANLQRLLAIALVVSFLSEMSPTLGNSVWQLGAYGPAVVELQDRLKAVGCFPWSTRSTGYYGPITTASVKALQAAQGIAIDGIVGPQTQAVLDQGLGCYTPELSSVLKVGSQGDRVRKLQIQLNNWGVPPQPGGTLKVDGVFGPDTRKSVIRFQEFKQLKVDGIVGPQTSQALWEPRFNPEQQRLFAEFKALADWLCESPQNPDDRQHKQIREQIVSSYSQGDRRLNWDDWSDRWCRLGFNPQNPENWGGIYQGYMGQF from the coding sequence ATGGATGGTTTAGCCTACCTCCATTACGCTCTGGTTTGGGATGATTTCAATGGGGAGCAAATCGCTAATCTTCAGCGACTGTTGGCGATCGCCTTAGTGGTTTCCTTCCTGAGTGAAATGTCTCCTACCCTAGGCAATTCTGTTTGGCAGTTAGGAGCTTATGGCCCTGCGGTTGTGGAACTCCAAGATCGGCTGAAAGCTGTGGGTTGTTTTCCCTGGAGTACCCGCAGCACGGGCTATTATGGCCCGATTACAACGGCATCGGTTAAAGCCTTACAAGCGGCGCAAGGGATTGCGATCGATGGGATTGTTGGCCCCCAGACCCAAGCGGTATTAGATCAGGGTTTGGGGTGTTATACTCCGGAACTCTCTTCTGTTTTGAAAGTGGGGAGTCAAGGCGATCGCGTCCGTAAGCTTCAGATTCAACTCAATAATTGGGGGGTTCCTCCCCAACCGGGGGGAACTCTCAAGGTTGATGGCGTTTTTGGCCCCGACACTCGTAAGTCTGTCATCCGCTTTCAAGAATTTAAGCAGCTTAAGGTGGATGGTATTGTGGGGCCACAAACGTCTCAAGCGTTGTGGGAGCCACGTTTTAATCCTGAACAACAACGATTGTTCGCTGAGTTTAAGGCCCTAGCAGATTGGCTGTGCGAATCTCCCCAGAATCCTGACGATCGCCAACATAAACAGATTAGAGAGCAGATTGTATCGAGCTATTCCCAGGGCGATCGCCGCTTGAATTGGGATGATTGGAGCGATCGCTGGTGTCGGTTGGGTTTTAATCCCCAAAATCCAGAGAACTGGGGCGGAATTTATCAAGGCTATATGGGACAGTTTTAA